GGACATTCTTCACCCCGGCCGCCTCGAGCACGGCGCGCACGCCGCCGCCGGCGATGACGCCGGTTCCGGTCGTGGCCGGACGCAGAAGCACGCGTCCGCCGTCGGCCTGCCCGATGACCTCATGGGGAATGGTGTCCCCCTTGAGTCGGACCGGAATCATGTTCTTGCGAGCCTGCTCCGAACCCTTCCGGATCGCCTCGGGAACCTGATTGGCTTTGCCGTAACCGACGCCGACCCGACCCTTCTGGTCACCGGTGACGACCAGAGAAGAAAAACTGAAACGCCGTCCGCCTTTGACCACCTTGGCACAGCGATTGATGAAGACGACCTTCTCGGAAAATTCCGGTGGGGTCTCGTCCCTGGGCTGCCCCCGATTGCCACGGCGATTGTCGCGGCCTCCACGTTGTCCGTAGTTCATAATAGATTAGAATTCGAGTCCCACTTCACGGGCGGCGTCGGCAAATGCCTTGACGCAGCCGTGATAACGACGGCCGTTCCGGTCGAAGACGACCTTGGTGACGCCCGCGGCCTTGGCTTTTTCCGAGAAGGCCTTTGCCAGGGAAACCGCGCCCTGGACATTGGCTGCATTCTTGTCGCTGCGCAGCGCCTTGTCCAAGGTCGAGAGGCTGACCAGGGTGGTCCCGTTCTCGTCGT
This sequence is a window from Opitutaceae bacterium. Protein-coding genes within it:
- the rplR gene encoding 50S ribosomal protein L18 translates to MKIIKKRLLEQKRRWRVRRKVSGTVERPRLAVHFSNKHIYAQCINDENGTTLVSLSTLDKALRSDKNAANVQGAVSLAKAFSEKAKAAGVTKVVFDRNGRRYHGCVKAFADAAREVGLEF
- the rpsE gene encoding 30S ribosomal protein S5 translates to MNYGQRGGRDNRRGNRGQPRDETPPEFSEKVVFINRCAKVVKGGRRFSFSSLVVTGDQKGRVGVGYGKANQVPEAIRKGSEQARKNMIPVRLKGDTIPHEVIGQADGGRVLLRPATTGTGVIAGGGVRAVLEAAGVKNVLSKSLGSNNHIAVVQATLDGLRQLKLAEDYQKLRGVGAA